The nucleotide window TTCAACCATTCTAACTCTTTCCTGAACCATGAAATATGATCTCTGTTCCTTATAATCCAGATAAACTTATTTACTATTGTGGattgtttgttttttgcgattttggaaaagtaAGCGTACACAGCTGTAACCCCAAGACCTGCAGCTATACCAACAACCTTATTATTAGGATGCGCCACAGACACATTATTGCCGTAGGGGCCCTCGATGATAATTCTGTGACTTATGGTGCATTCTCCCgatgaaaagattttcttcaataggTGATTTGtcattcctttttttgCCCTGAAGTACACAATCAGCTTCTCGTCAACACTCTCAGGAGTTGAAAGAAGTGTAAATGGATGCGATTGCCATGGATAATACCAAGGGTCATgaaaatcaacaaaatatataaacGAGAATGAACCACATccatatttgaagaatttcgGCTTTCTAATCGTCATTTTTAGGACAGAATCTCCGCAATATGTCAACTCGGCTTTTTGGAACCCTCCACTTAACATAATTCTTATAATTCGCATCATGTATTCGAAACCTAAAATGCCAGCCATCGACCATATCCAGCCGAGCCAACCTAGGCTGATGCAGTGATAGTACATGCAAATGATAAAGAAGATATTCATAAATCTATggagaaagaggaaaacTTCGTACGCAATGTCTCTAATTAGCTTAGCAGCATGAAAAACTAGCAGACCCAGGAGGGTCATAGCTGCAATTCCCCATTTCCAATACGCATCATTCCACCACATTTTATACCCGCCTTCTTTGATAGAGTATGTTGTCCAAATTATTGAGTGGATGAAAGCTAAGATAGCACATACATATGCGCACCATTTATGAAAGTAGTTAAATGTAGAATAGCTGAGCccagaaattttgataaaaggATTATTACGAATCCCAAAGAAATAAATGACAGGAAACAATGACATCGACATTAAATCCACTCTGTAACTAACCAAGACCAGATTCATGAACCAGCGATTAGTCAGATATGGATGAGGGGTTTGAAGTTCGTAACCAACACCAACAGAGATGATTGATAGGCAAACAAACACACCAACTATCAATACCTCAAGACGTGTTCGAAAGGCGTCAGGCAGGAGTAGGTCGGCATATCTGCTGGTCGTATTGCCTATACGAACCAAAGGAGGAATCGCCAAGTGTTTCCGAAAGCTTTTAGAAAATAATTTGAAGCCAATATACCTGTTACTAATATTAAACAATGAAGCTATGGCAATGATTGAAGCCCAATAAAACACCAGGCCCCAACCGAACCATTGActtctttcaacttcaaaGGTAAATCCTTTGAATTTACTATAGTACCAATCAAAATCGGTTTGATTCACCAGAAGCGTAGTAAATACTTCGgattcttcatcattctTAGTGGGATTTCTCAGATACCGAGTTCCATTTTCATAAAATTTCCACATATCATCCAATGAGTAATGGAAATTTCCTCTTGAGAGGCATCTTCCTGCTATATGTTTGAAAGCGTGGTCCACAACGTGCCTGCTTTTCGAGTTACTGTTTATACAGTTGGTTATAGTACCCAGCCAATTTACATTTCCACATCGACATGTGTAAGCTTTCATTCCATTGGAGTGCGTACCACAACCCCAGTCGAACCCTTTCTCATAATAGACACAAGCTGATGCCAATGTCGAGTCCACCAATACTAGAGCACTTGATGACGCTATAGCAAAATATAACAGACAAAGGaacttcattttgaagTAGCCTTCGTCGCTAGTATATTCCAGACTAGTGGAGCCATCTTTTAGTAGTTCTTGTACCTCATTAAATACAACGAAATTTTTCCTAGACGAAAGCGATTCTGAGCAAATAACAATTGTGTGTAAATTTACTATTATGCGCTACCTGAGCACTCTAGctttttggaaatttcGGATGCTCACTCACTCAACTCAAGTAGATAAAATCTGCAGCACTCAGTCGATGACGCGAgaacaaaaagaatattgaaaaaaccCTGCTCAAATGAGACTTTGTACGAAAACAAATATTTCGATTTTTAACATCTATGTTTGATATACTCGTCTAACTGTATTATCAATCAGTTTGAAATTCTGAATTTGTTTCGTCTTAAAGTTTCGGCAGTGCAAAATAAACAGGACCTTGAAGGTGCGTCAACGTTTCATCAAATGCCTACCGACCTACAATCCAACGCGGTTGAATAATCGTAAAGAACCCCATCGCCTACGGATAACGATAGCGAAGACTCAAATGTGGAGTTCAAAACTCTGAGGTCAgatttctgttttttctcGATTTGTTAAAAATCTCAAACTTGACATTTTAGGTCTCTTGAAGGTAGAAAAAGCAACCTCTTTACAATCGGGTAGTGCCTGATACTCAAACTGAAAATGGTATGATTCGACATTTTTAATTCTTGTTCAATGAGTGCTTAAAAAACATGGGCCATTTCAAGAGAAGTGCATTAGTTCAGCCTGAAAGGTTATAGTACAGCGCATTAGGTTGTCAAAAGTACGATGTAGCCGCAATTGGAGAATCACATTAGGATAAAGTGGAGATCGCAATTGTTGTACCCTCACTCCGAGGATACAAATCCTTTCGTCGCTCCAAAACCAACATTTTGAGCGTTCGAATAGGTATtaagaaaaagaattgctTTTGTCTTCAAGCAGAACCCTAGTCAAAGTTAGATCTTTTGGTATTTTGTATTGTATCTGAGTAAATATATTTCGAACTCATTGTGAGCTAATCCTGATGATTGTGATTTGCAAGCAGGGTTGACCAAGCGCAGGGCTTACAACAGCCCGCATCTcaaaataaacaaaagCAGGGAATATATTATGTGAATAGGGTTTCGCGTGTGTTTCAGAGCACTTTATTTTTGCTGTAATTTGATGTTGGTAGCAATGACATTGATCGAATGGAGGTCAATTCGTACTACAGATGTTTGATTTTTGGAGGTAAGTTTGAAGCCGAAGTATTATAGTCTAATTAATAATAGGTAGCCAACTACAAATTCACCAATGTCTCCCTATGTAAAGCAGCAAGCCGCCAAATCGCGGAAAACCGTTATGCTTAACAATAAGGCTGAAGAGGTAGCTCATAATATTTGTCATTTGTCGTAAAGCTCTcccatttttgaagaatgtTTCATCGAATATTATAATGTTTGGTGGAACATGTTTTTTTGTGCTACACTTCCAAGTAGTGAGAATTAGTACGTTTGAATCCGTATCCTATTTAGGATAATGCGGAGAGCCCTTACTATTTCCAGTGACTATCATAGGGCTTATGAGATGAAAGATTTTGCTGTGATATGATCAATTGGGTGTAATGTATTTAGGACGGCGAGTTTTCCACTCGCTGTAAAAACGCATACCATCTTGATTAAATAGAATGGGATGGATCACAGCACTTTTTGTACAAAATGAGCGGAAAACCTCGTGTctcgaaaaatttcaatgataatAACCATGAAAAGATAAGGAATATACATGTATTGATGACAACTTATGGATAAATATACCGATAGAAGCCATCCAGAATATATACCTGGTACTTTCAATATCTATGCCTCCGGGGTCCCTGGAACGCCGGTCAATGATGCTTTTAAAGTcctaaaaaaagataaaaatgatgttGTACTGATACCGCAGCCATCTGACTCGCCTAACGATCCATTAAACTGGCCAAAATGGAGAAAACTCATTCACTTTGGTTTGTTGTCTTTTGTCACTGCCTTCACTGCTGCTACCAGCAATGACGCTGGAGCAACGCAAGATTCACTAAATGAAATCTATGGTATTTCTTATGATTCCATGAACACGGGGGCAGGTGTTTTATTTCTGGGTGTGGGTTGCGCTACGTTGCTTCTTGCCCCGCTTTCTTCCCTGTATGGCAGGAAAATAACTTACTTGATTTGCACAACACTTGGTCTTTTCGGTGCCATGTGGTTTGCTCTCGCAAGAAGGACTGCTGACACAATTTGGTCGCAATTGTTCGTCGGCATAAGTGAATCATGCGCAGAGGCCCAGGTTCAATTGTCTCTGAATGATATTTactttcaacatcaaataGGTTCAGTGCTGACCGTTTACATTTTATGCACAAGTATTGGTACTTTTTTAGGACCGCTAATTGCTGGTTATATTGCTTCTTTGGCAACTTTTAGATGGGTGGGCTGGGTTGCTACAATAATTTCAGGAGGGTTGCTTATAGCACTTATATTCGGTCTCGAGGAAACTTACTTTGATAGAAATAGGTACGTGACTCCATTAAATCCCAAACTGCGCTCATTGAATGATGATCCGAATACATCTGATAACAGATCAGCCTATTCTGTGTCcgaaaaaatgaaaggaTTAGCTGCAATGCAAACTAGGGAAAGGAATATaactgaagaagatattgttAATGACAATGAGATGCATGATAACACAAGTGAGGGTCAGATCGATGACAAAGCGAATGATGTAGAAggtaaatttgaagatgatttaaTAGACAATTTGAGAGATGGTAAATCGGAAGGCCTCCTGCCTTATCACAAAAGAATTGCCATCATCACGAAGGCCACCAATTTGAAGGGTTGGGGGTTAAAGCAGTACTTCAAATATTTATTCTTCAACCTAAGAATGTTATTGTTTCCTCCAGTCTGGTTGTCAGGATTGTTTTGGGGCATTCAAGATGTCTTCCTATCATTTTATTTGACTACAGAGGACACTTACTTCTATGATCCTCCTTGGAATTACAGTGACTACGGTGTCGCAATTATGAATGTCCCAACACTAATAGGAGCCGTAATTGGTTGTGTATATGCAGGAATTTTCAGTGATTATTTTGTCCTTTGGATGGCTAGAAGAAACAATGGTATTTTAGAGGCCGAGTATAGATTGTATTTCTCATTAGCTGCAGCTTTAATTGGACCTGCTGGACTGCTAATGTTTGGCATTGGATCAGACCGCAGCTTGCCTTGGCAAGTTATTTATGTCGGCCTGGGTTTTATAGGTTTTAGTTGGGGCTGTTCAGGTGATATTGCGATGGCATATTTAATGGATTGCTATCCAGATATGGTATTGGAAGGGATGGTTTGCACAGCTATTATCAACAATTCTATTTCGTGTATTTTTACGTTTGTATGCTCCGACTGGTTGGATGCCTCTGGAACTGAAAATACGTACATAGCGTTGGCTGTGATTAACTTTGGCATCGCGCTCTTAGCTCTTCCGAGCTTCTACTACGgaaaaagaataagaaaGTGGACGAAAGAGTGGTATAATCAGTCGGTTGATCTGAGAGATGTTTTATAGTTTGAACCTTTTGGCAACCGTCTGTGGAACATTACTATTCAGGAATCCAACAGCAGTTTTTGAAGGCGTTTTCAACGAAGTGTTCTCATGTCGGAGTCTTAAGTAGATTGTGAGCTTTTCGTTGATTGTTTTTTCCCTTATAGATGTTTGAGTCACAGTCTCTCCTCTTGTAATTTGGGAACAACGCTAATGATGAATTATAAGTGTATCAGATAGTAATGGTGCTTACACTTTTTCCTCCGCACCTAATACCGAGCacgctttctttttttactagtttttgataaatgcGTTTGTAACTTCAACCTCCAAATGACTCTTTGTACTTAACGCAATCTTTTGGAGAAAGTTTAGCTATCTCTTTGCTTTATTAAGCATGTAGCcttttttcagaaatgTCTGACATTTGAGGAATAACATATAGATATGAGCATCCTTAGTTCCTGTCCTAAAAAAAGGTGCATATCTTTGAATACTTGGTTCTTCAAGCTGCCTTCAAAAATCGTTGCAGTGGTGGGGGTTGTTTCAAAGTGTGCAATGAAGTTAATCCTCTATATTTACTGTCACAGCCACTTTGAATCACCTTACAAATGAACTTGACCAGAGATGCTTCGTGGAAAGGATGAGTGAAGTGCCTGAGAGTCAGCTTCAGCCTGCCGCAGCTAATCACCTTGAATAACGTTTTTCAAGGTGTAGCGCTTCAAGCGGATGGTGCTGTGTGACTTCACAGTATTAGACAATGCAGTGAGTAATTCACTCCTTAGAGCCACCATCAGCTATGGCTATACGTCAGGTGCAGCAATATCTACGTGCTTACATCATTTTCAGGCGGCCGCTGCCTGCCATAAAGAGATAAATAGGTTCCATATTATTTGCCGTCCATCCCAATTGGAATATTAGAATTGTTCGATGCCCGAcacattttcttttccacgCTAAATGTTAGCATCTTCAATGCATTTCAAGCTGAagtctttttttcacaGGGTAgcgaaaaagaaattcaagttACTTTTTCTAGTAATAGAAATGTTTATTCTGCCTTGTAAGGGCGCGCAagtgatattgaaaataaaaattttcatattgTTCTTTTAAGGCAGCCGCACCAAGCGAAATATGATAAGCATCAGTTTTTGACGCCATCTCATGAAAATGTTTATGAATATATATTGGTCCTGTAAGGTAGAGCGGTACAGAATATAAcgataaaaatttggaaacgAAAGGTTTTTGCTCTTCTAGACTGGCTGTAGTGGTATTTGCTTGACCCTTCGGTGGTATTTGCTTCTCTCTTTCCTATATTTTCGACTTGGTGGTAAATCTACGTAATGAATATGGAAACAGAGTCTGACAAGTTCACTAAAACAGAGACTACCTCAACAGCAGTAGAAGCACGTTCAGATCATTCAGGTTCGTTAATAAATAGGATAAAAGATTCATTCAGGCCAAATGAACTTTGCACGGTACCGGAAGATGCGGAAATCAGTGAGCTCActgatcaagaaaagattcaattgaatctGGCATCTCAACCCTACCAAAAAGTGCTAAGCCAGAGGCACTTAACTATGATTGCGATAGGAGGAACTTTAGGGACAGGCCTATTTATAGGTTTAGGCTACTCGTTGGCTTCTGGACCAGCATCTCTGTTGATAGGTTTTCTTCTCGTCGGTACGTCAATGTTTTGCGTAGTTCAGAGCGCAGCAGAGTTGTCGTGTCAATTTCCTGTTTCTGGCTCGTATGCAACTCATGTTAGCAGATTTATAGACCAGTCAATAGGTTTTACTGTCGCTACAAACTATGCCCTCTCTTGGTTAATATCATTCCCAAGTGAATTAATTGGTTGCTCACTCACAATAAGCTATTGGAACAGTAGTGTTAACCCTGCTGTTTGGGTGGccattttttatgtttttaTCATGGGCTTAAATCTCTTCGGTGTCAAAGGGTTTGCGGAGACTGAATTTGTTTTgtcaattttcaaaatcttaGCAATTATAATTTTCATCGTTATTGGTATAGTCTTGATTGCAGGAGGTGGACCAGGCACCACTGGGTATATTGGTACCCGTTATTGGCATAACCCTGGTTCTTTTGCTGAACCAGTTTTCAAGAACTTATGTAATACCTTCGTTTCAGCAGCATTCTCATTCGGGGGAAGTGAATTAGTGCTTTTAACAAGTACTGAGTCAAAAAACATTTCAGCCATATCTCGGGCTGCGAAAGGAACATTTTGGAGGATCGCCATTTTTTACATTACCACAGTTGTAATTATTGGGTGTTTAGTCCCTTATACTGATCCAAGACTGCTTAGTGGTTCAACTAGCGAAGATATCACAGCCTCTCCTTTTGTCATTGCGCTAAGTAATACAGGTTCTATGGGAGGGAAAGTATCGAATTTCATGAATGTTGTCATTTTAGTCGCAGTTGTTTCAGTATGCAACTCCTGTGTTTATGCATCTTCAAGGCTAATTCAAGCCTTAGGTGCATCCGGCCAACTTCCTAGCATTTTTGCATATATGGACAAAAAAGGCAGGCCTCTGGTCGGTATTGGCGTCAGTGGTATATTTGGCCTTTTAGGTTTCTTAGTAGCTTCAAATAAGCAAGATGAAGTTTTTACTTGGTTATTTGCTCTGTGTTCTATCTCGTCTTTTTTCACCTGGTTTTGCATTTGTTTGTCACAAGTTAGGTTCAGAATGGCACTAAGAGCGCAAAGAAGATCTAAAGACGAAATAGCATATAAGTCAATGCTTGGTATTTATGGGGGGCTTTTGGGATGTATTTTAAATGTACTGTTGATCGCTGGTGAAATTTACGTGTCAGCTGCTCCAATAGGGGAATCGAGTTCAGCCGAAggtttttttcaatattgttTGAGTATTCCAATTATGATAGTCGTTTACTTTTGTCACAGATTTTACCGTAGGGATTGGAAAAACTGGTACATAAAAACCAGAAATATTGATCTCGACACAGCTTGCTCAGTCGAAAATAAGGAACTTTTCAATGCCCAGAGAGATGCAGAGAAAGATCTCATCTCTTCGAAGCCTTTCTATTATCGTTTCTACAGATTTTGGTGCTAGAACACTACAAATGTATATTTGATTGATACAGTTAATATGAGTAGTGCTTTCTATATAATATATGCATATAGGTAATCAATTCTTAAAGTTCACTAGGCAGGGTACATGCAGGGCCAGACGCCGCGCGAGACCGCTCGCGAGCTGCAATAGATGCAGGAAAAACAGGCATATGGTGATAGACCGCGCTCAAAAATCATTCTCGTTCtggtgaaaatgaaaacgCAGTGTGTGTCATAACTTCGGTGCCTCTTTACTttctgatgaaaaaaaaattgtcagCCTGAAAAGTGGTACTTTTGTTAAAATGTTTAACTCTGTTATATAGAAACCAAATATCATCTGAAATATAAGCCTCGTTCAACCAGGCCTCGATAGACCTTTATTCAACTAAATCGGTAATCATTCAGAAAGCAGCTTGAGTGAAAACATGGTACGTATTCCATTGAAACAATTGTTAGTGGAGAACCCTCAAAAGGTATTGGTCCTTGATGGTGGTCAGGGCACAGAGCTGGAAAACAGGGGTATCAAAGTCGCCAATCCTGTTTGGTCAACAATTCCATTCATCAACGAATCGTTTTGGTCGGATGAGTCATCGGATCACAGAAGGATTGTCAAAGAAATGTACAATGACTTCATGAGG belongs to Zygotorulaspora mrakii chromosome 1, complete sequence and includes:
- the HOL1 gene encoding Hol1p, giving the protein MDKYTDRSHPEYIPGTFNIYASGVPGTPVNDAFKVLKKDKNDVVLIPQPSDSPNDPLNWPKWRKLIHFGLLSFVTAFTAATSNDAGATQDSLNEIYGISYDSMNTGAGVLFLGVGCATLLLAPLSSLYGRKITYLICTTLGLFGAMWFALARRTADTIWSQLFVGISESCAEAQVQLSLNDIYFQHQIGSVLTVYILCTSIGTFLGPLIAGYIASLATFRWVGWVATIISGGLLIALIFGLEETYFDRNRYVTPLNPKLRSLNDDPNTSDNRSAYSVSEKMKGLAAMQTRERNITEEDIVNDNEMHDNTSEGQIDDKANDVEGKFEDDLIDNLRDGKSEGLLPYHKRIAIITKATNLKGWGLKQYFKYLFFNLRMLLFPPVWLSGLFWGIQDVFLSFYLTTEDTYFYDPPWNYSDYGVAIMNVPTLIGAVIGCVYAGIFSDYFVLWMARRNNGILEAEYRLYFSLAAALIGPAGLLMFGIGSDRSLPWQVIYVGLGFIGFSWGCSGDIAMAYLMDCYPDMVLEGMVCTAIINNSISCIFTFVCSDWLDASGTENTYIALAVINFGIALLALPSFYYGKRIRKWTKEWYNQSVDLRDVL
- the SAM3 gene encoding bifunctional polyamine/amino acid permease SAM3, with translation MNMETESDKFTKTETTSTAVEARSDHSGSLINRIKDSFRPNELCTVPEDAEISELTDQEKIQLNLASQPYQKVLSQRHLTMIAIGGTLGTGLFIGLGYSLASGPASLLIGFLLVGTSMFCVVQSAAELSCQFPVSGSYATHVSRFIDQSIGFTVATNYALSWLISFPSELIGCSLTISYWNSSVNPAVWVAIFYVFIMGLNLFGVKGFAETEFVLSIFKILAIIIFIVIGIVLIAGGGPGTTGYIGTRYWHNPGSFAEPVFKNLCNTFVSAAFSFGGSELVLLTSTESKNISAISRAAKGTFWRIAIFYITTVVIIGCLVPYTDPRLLSGSTSEDITASPFVIALSNTGSMGGKVSNFMNVVILVAVVSVCNSCVYASSRLIQALGASGQLPSIFAYMDKKGRPLVGIGVSGIFGLLGFLVASNKQDEVFTWLFALCSISSFFTWFCICLSQVRFRMALRAQRRSKDEIAYKSMLGIYGGLLGCILNVLLIAGEIYVSAAPIGESSSAEGFFQYCLSIPIMIVVYFCHRFYRRDWKNWYIKTRNIDLDTACSVENKELFNAQRDAEKDLISSKPFYYRFYRFWC
- the FRE1 gene encoding ferric/cupric-chelate reductase; amino-acid sequence: MKFLCLLYFAIASSSALVLVDSTLASACVYYEKGFDWGCGTHSNGMKAYTCRCGNVNWLGTITNCINSNSKSRHVVDHAFKHIAGRCLSRGNFHYSLDDMWKFYENGTRYLRNPTKNDEESEVFTTLLVNQTDFDWYYSKFKGFTFEVERSQWFGWGLVFYWASIIAIASLFNISNRYIGFKLFSKSFRKHLAIPPLVRIGNTTSRYADLLLPDAFRTRLEVLIVGVFVCLSIISVGVGYELQTPHPYLTNRWFMNLVLVSYRVDLMSMSLFPVIYFFGIRNNPFIKISGLSYSTFNYFHKWCAYVCAILAFIHSIIWTTYSIKEGGYKMWWNDAYWKWGIAAMTLLGLLVFHAAKLIRDIAYEVFLFLHRFMNIFFIICMYYHCISLGWLGWIWSMAGILGFEYMMRIIRIMLSGGFQKAELTYCGDSVLKMTIRKPKFFKYGCGSFSFIYFVDFHDPWYYPWQSHPFTLLSTPESVDEKLIVYFRAKKGMTNHLLKKIFSSGECTISHRIIIEGPYGNNVSVAHPNNKVVGIAAGLGVTAVYAYFSKIAKNKQSTIVNKFIWIIRNRDHISWFRKELEWLKSKDCEIAIVTTSQISIEDSFITFNDKESTEEFCFRDLGKRPDLVQIISNEITAACEERNDLTFIACGPSSFNRELRAAISQKTCNSLSIAVDYKEESFTW